In Thermococcus thioreducens, a genomic segment contains:
- a CDS encoding cation:proton antiporter produces MDVFLELAVILVTAKLGGYISSRLGFPAALGQIVGGILLGPSLLDFVKYGEGVRLISDLGVIMLLFLAGLETDMEEFRRVGLPAFVIASLGVALPFVFGYLVAIGWGYPRMEALFLGGVMTATSVSLTASVLMEMKRLRTRVGAAILAAAVVDDILGIIILTILVGMNTKGTVYTQDIAILLVEIAAFFFFSYLLGRGIVKRVLRGSHRINLPETVTTVALVVMLVFAYLAEYFQIAAITGAYLAGILVAGSEDARKITDKVVTLGYAFFIPVFLVGVGAETDAHVVFAAGTFAFIYSLLAIAGKVIGCGIGGILSKFNPHESLQIGVGMIPRMEVGLIMANIGLAEGVLSQQSFSIAIAMVMATTLVTPPLLKVVFSKG; encoded by the coding sequence ATGGACGTCTTCCTGGAGCTTGCGGTGATACTGGTGACGGCCAAGCTGGGGGGATACATAAGCAGCAGGCTGGGCTTTCCGGCTGCTCTTGGCCAGATAGTGGGGGGAATCCTTCTCGGCCCTAGCCTCCTGGATTTTGTCAAATACGGGGAAGGTGTAAGGCTTATATCCGACCTCGGCGTCATAATGCTGCTCTTTCTGGCAGGCCTCGAAACCGACATGGAGGAGTTCAGGCGTGTCGGACTTCCCGCCTTTGTTATCGCTTCCCTCGGGGTTGCCCTCCCCTTTGTCTTCGGTTACCTTGTGGCCATTGGATGGGGCTATCCGAGGATGGAGGCCCTTTTCCTCGGCGGCGTCATGACGGCCACGAGCGTCAGCCTGACCGCCAGCGTCCTCATGGAGATGAAGCGTCTCAGAACGCGCGTTGGGGCGGCGATTCTGGCGGCGGCCGTTGTCGACGATATACTGGGCATAATCATACTCACGATACTCGTTGGAATGAACACCAAAGGAACTGTCTACACCCAGGACATAGCCATACTCCTCGTTGAGATAGCCGCGTTTTTCTTCTTCAGCTATCTCCTCGGTAGGGGGATTGTTAAGAGGGTTCTCCGGGGCTCCCATAGAATAAACCTGCCCGAAACGGTTACCACCGTTGCCCTTGTCGTCATGCTGGTCTTTGCTTACCTAGCGGAGTACTTCCAGATAGCGGCAATAACCGGAGCCTACCTGGCGGGTATCCTCGTTGCTGGGAGTGAGGACGCCAGAAAGATAACCGACAAGGTGGTTACCCTCGGCTATGCCTTCTTCATACCCGTCTTTCTGGTCGGAGTCGGCGCCGAAACTGACGCCCATGTCGTCTTTGCCGCTGGAACATTTGCGTTCATATACTCCCTCCTGGCGATAGCCGGCAAGGTCATCGGCTGTGGGATCGGCGGAATCCTCTCGAAGTTTAACCCCCATGAGTCCCTCCAGATAGGTGTTGGAATGATTCCAAGAATGGAGGTTGGCCTGATAATGGCCAACATAGGCCTGGCTGAGGGGGTTCTTAGCCAGCAGAGCTTCTCCATAGCGATAGCGATGGTAATGGCGACGACGCTCGTGACGCCTCCCCTCTTGAAGGTCGTCTTCTCAAAGGGTTAG
- a CDS encoding MarC family protein, producing the protein MSEVLSILSSALFMLIMIDPSDKILLVSLLREDFHIEDIRTLIVRANLIGFLLLFLFAVSGQIILQQIFHIDINALRVAGGFVLFKIGLEALESGGMMTLKKEKNILALAAVPVATPLIAGPAAITTAITLTAEKGLYHATAAIFIAILLTALTMFITLYVIKNVSKTTLGVFIRIIGMFTMAIGAQMMVQGVVGIYLLMTSAG; encoded by the coding sequence ATGAGTGAGGTGCTCTCGATACTCAGTTCGGCGCTCTTCATGCTCATCATGATAGACCCGAGCGATAAGATACTCCTGGTCAGCCTCCTGAGGGAGGACTTCCATATAGAGGACATAAGAACCCTTATCGTGAGGGCCAACCTCATAGGCTTTCTCCTGCTGTTCCTCTTCGCGGTTTCTGGACAGATAATCCTCCAGCAGATATTCCACATCGACATAAACGCCCTCCGCGTCGCCGGCGGCTTCGTGCTCTTCAAGATCGGCCTTGAGGCCCTTGAGAGCGGGGGCATGATGACCCTCAAAAAGGAGAAGAACATACTCGCTCTTGCGGCAGTTCCTGTTGCGACACCGCTTATAGCGGGCCCAGCTGCTATAACAACCGCCATAACCCTGACGGCTGAGAAGGGTCTCTACCACGCGACTGCCGCGATATTCATCGCCATACTCCTCACGGCGCTCACCATGTTCATAACCCTTTACGTCATCAAGAACGTCAGCAAGACAACCCTTGGTGTCTTCATAAGGATAATAGGTATGTTCACGATGGCGATTGGGGCGCAGATGATGGTGCAGGGCGTCGTTGGAATATACCTGCTCATGACGTCTGCTGGATAA
- the hisS gene encoding histidine--tRNA ligase: MKVRLERVKGTRDLLPEEMARRRWVFERIREVFERYNFHEVLTPTFEYTTLFQLRSGEEVVEQLYAFDDKGGRNISLRPDMTSSVARLYVNSFQNAPKPIKWYYMANMFRYEEPQSGRYREFWQAGVELLGSDKVEADAEVIALFVESYLATGLEDFTVNIGDRVLLDEFARMLGVEDDVGLMRLIDKKDKMSREDFVGALKEFGLDDDGVEKVLSLIEIKGKPDDVLPKAEELFTSEGAKAEIKRLYELVDLLDAYGVKEKILIDLGIARGFDYYTSIVFEAIAPNDLGIGSIGGGGRYDNLIEVFGGKPTPATGFAIGIERLIPILEWKGLIPEPKLRPDVYVIPIGKEPELKRAAIEITSSLRRARVKADYELTGRKLRKALDYAGRLGVPYVVLVGRKDLAEGKVTIRDMESGEQRAVEKEKVVDVLAGMLRG; the protein is encoded by the coding sequence ATGAAAGTCAGACTTGAGAGGGTCAAAGGAACGCGAGATCTCCTCCCGGAGGAAATGGCCAGGAGGAGATGGGTGTTTGAGAGAATCCGCGAGGTCTTCGAACGCTATAACTTTCATGAGGTTCTCACGCCGACCTTTGAGTACACCACGCTCTTTCAGCTGAGGAGCGGGGAAGAAGTTGTGGAACAGCTCTACGCCTTTGACGACAAGGGTGGCAGGAACATCTCACTCCGCCCGGACATGACGTCGAGCGTGGCCCGGCTCTACGTCAACTCCTTCCAGAACGCGCCCAAGCCGATAAAGTGGTACTACATGGCCAACATGTTCAGGTATGAGGAACCCCAGAGCGGCCGCTATAGGGAGTTCTGGCAGGCGGGCGTTGAGCTCCTCGGAAGCGATAAGGTGGAGGCCGATGCTGAAGTGATAGCGCTCTTCGTTGAGAGCTACCTCGCCACAGGCCTTGAGGACTTCACGGTCAACATAGGCGACCGCGTTCTCCTCGACGAGTTCGCCAGGATGCTCGGCGTCGAGGACGATGTAGGTTTGATGAGGCTCATAGACAAGAAGGACAAGATGAGCAGGGAGGACTTCGTTGGGGCATTGAAGGAGTTTGGGCTTGACGATGATGGGGTTGAGAAGGTTCTCTCGCTGATCGAGATCAAAGGGAAACCTGATGATGTGCTCCCCAAGGCAGAGGAGCTCTTTACGAGTGAAGGGGCAAAGGCAGAAATCAAGAGGCTCTACGAGCTGGTCGACCTCCTCGATGCATACGGCGTGAAGGAGAAGATCCTCATAGACCTCGGCATAGCGAGGGGCTTTGACTACTACACGAGCATAGTCTTCGAGGCCATCGCTCCCAACGACCTCGGCATAGGCTCGATAGGCGGCGGTGGGAGGTACGACAACCTCATCGAGGTCTTTGGAGGCAAGCCGACTCCAGCAACGGGCTTTGCCATAGGCATCGAAAGGCTCATCCCGATCCTCGAGTGGAAGGGCCTCATTCCGGAGCCAAAGCTAAGGCCCGACGTCTACGTGATTCCAATCGGAAAGGAGCCGGAGCTCAAAAGGGCTGCCATCGAGATAACGTCCTCCCTCAGAAGGGCCCGAGTTAAGGCCGACTACGAGCTGACCGGAAGGAAGCTGAGGAAGGCCCTGGACTACGCCGGAAGGCTGGGCGTCCCCTACGTCGTCCTCGTCGGAAGGAAAGACCTCGCGGAGGGCAAGGTAACAATAAGGGACATGGAGAGCGGCGAGCAGAGGGCTGTGGAAAAGGAGAAGGTTGTGGATGTCCTCGCAGGGATGTTGAGGGGTTGA
- a CDS encoding acetyl ornithine aminotransferase family protein — MSSEHPRIIVTPPGPKARKLIEREKRVISPGLGVKLFPVVPERGYGALIEDVDGNVFIDFLAGAAAASTGYAHPRLVREVQEQVSRIQHSMIGYTYSRRAIEVAEMLAEKAPIENSLILFGLSGSDAMDLTMQTARFATKKPWIISFIGAYHGQTYGATSIAAFQSSQKRRLSPLIPNVVWVPYPNPYRNVWGVDGYEEPDELINRFLDYLESYIFAHVVPPDETAVLIAEPIQGDAGIVVPPENFFIELRKLLDEHGILLAMDEVQTGIGRTGKWFASEWFGVEPDLLAFGKGVASGMGLSGVIGRGELMEGLTSGSALLTPAANPVISAAAYATLRIIEEERLLENALEVGTFIQKRLREMQEDYDVIGDVRGRGLMIGAEIVKPDGKPDPELTGKICWRAFELGLILPSYGMFGNVVRITPPLVITRELAERGLEIMEEALKDALAGKVTHRVVTWH; from the coding sequence ATGTCTTCTGAGCATCCGAGAATAATTGTCACTCCTCCAGGCCCAAAGGCCAGAAAGCTGATAGAGAGGGAAAAGAGAGTCATCTCGCCGGGCCTCGGCGTTAAGCTCTTCCCCGTTGTCCCGGAGAGGGGCTACGGGGCACTGATAGAGGACGTCGACGGCAACGTGTTCATAGACTTCCTAGCCGGAGCGGCCGCTGCATCGACCGGCTACGCACATCCACGGCTTGTGAGAGAAGTCCAGGAACAGGTCTCCAGGATACAGCACTCAATGATAGGCTACACCTACAGCAGGAGGGCAATCGAAGTGGCCGAGATGCTGGCTGAAAAGGCCCCAATTGAGAACTCCCTGATTCTGTTCGGACTGAGCGGGAGCGACGCGATGGATTTAACCATGCAGACGGCGAGGTTTGCAACGAAAAAACCTTGGATAATATCCTTCATCGGCGCCTACCACGGGCAGACCTATGGGGCAACATCGATAGCGGCATTTCAGAGCTCCCAGAAGAGAAGACTGTCACCCCTGATTCCCAACGTAGTCTGGGTGCCCTATCCCAACCCCTACCGGAACGTCTGGGGGGTAGACGGCTACGAAGAGCCCGACGAGCTGATAAACCGCTTCCTCGACTACCTTGAAAGCTACATCTTTGCCCATGTGGTTCCCCCAGATGAGACGGCCGTTCTCATAGCCGAACCGATACAGGGGGATGCCGGAATAGTCGTGCCCCCGGAGAACTTCTTCATTGAGCTCAGGAAACTCCTCGATGAGCATGGAATCCTGCTCGCCATGGACGAGGTGCAGACGGGAATCGGAAGGACAGGGAAGTGGTTCGCGAGCGAGTGGTTCGGGGTTGAGCCAGACCTGCTCGCGTTTGGCAAGGGCGTTGCCAGCGGTATGGGACTCAGCGGCGTCATCGGGAGAGGGGAACTGATGGAAGGGCTTACGAGCGGCTCGGCACTCCTCACGCCGGCAGCCAATCCCGTCATCTCTGCGGCCGCATACGCCACGCTGAGAATAATTGAAGAGGAGAGGCTCCTCGAAAACGCTCTGGAAGTGGGCACGTTCATTCAGAAACGCCTGAGGGAGATGCAGGAGGATTACGATGTAATAGGCGACGTCCGCGGAAGGGGGCTTATGATAGGGGCGGAGATAGTCAAGCCTGACGGAAAGCCGGACCCGGAGCTGACAGGAAAGATATGCTGGCGCGCCTTCGAGCTGGGCCTCATCCTGCCGAGCTACGGAATGTTCGGAAACGTTGTCAGGATAACGCCGCCGCTGGTGATAACCAGGGAGCTGGCTGAGAGGGGCCTTGAGATAATGGAAGAGGCCCTGAAAGACGCACTGGCGGGAAAAGTCACCCACAGGGTCGTGACGTGGCATTGA
- a CDS encoding RNA-guided endonuclease InsQ/TnpB family protein, with protein MKRAVAVKLQPSKEQKKILFELAYASAIIWNKLNYRRLKQFKEFGKIDFSTTEKEAYHEFKNWIGGSTVQQLARKNAEAWRSFFSLNRKKKKGELPEWFKPKPPKFVKEKNGKKLFVIPLRNDQYQIDGNVIELRRLGKFGKLKIQFKGRIHLKGKQGRLEIAYDDVRRKWYAHISFTVEEKLESGEWVSVPRKPRGNLSAGIDLGVNNLMAVYVENGESFLVNGRPLKSIDFYWRRKIAEYQSKLNKSGAKTSRKLKRIHERAKLQARHYINTAVRQTVRRLYELGVSRIVVGYPKGIARNSDKGKRQNFILSHVWRFNYVIKRLTEVAEEYGIQVLVVDEAFTSQSCPLCGQRNSNGRIFRGLFKCHRVGAVMNADLVGAFNILKKVVKLITPSLPALMGGRGNWPETRPEGFEEPVLTGSLMRTPQTSPPVARG; from the coding sequence ATGAAGCGGGCAGTAGCGGTCAAACTCCAGCCCTCGAAGGAACAAAAGAAAATCCTTTTTGAATTAGCTTACGCTTCAGCAATAATCTGGAACAAACTCAACTACCGGAGGCTCAAACAATTCAAAGAATTCGGCAAAATAGACTTTTCAACAACTGAAAAAGAAGCCTACCACGAGTTCAAAAACTGGATTGGTGGCTCAACAGTTCAACAACTGGCCAGAAAGAACGCTGAAGCGTGGCGTTCTTTCTTCTCCCTCAACAGGAAGAAAAAGAAGGGTGAACTGCCCGAATGGTTTAAACCGAAACCACCAAAATTCGTCAAGGAAAAGAATGGTAAAAAACTCTTTGTAATCCCCCTTAGGAACGACCAGTATCAGATTGATGGGAACGTTATTGAATTGAGACGTCTCGGCAAGTTTGGGAAACTCAAAATCCAGTTCAAGGGCAGAATACACTTGAAGGGCAAGCAAGGACGCTTAGAAATCGCCTATGATGACGTTAGGCGGAAGTGGTATGCCCACATTAGCTTTACGGTAGAGGAGAAGCTTGAAAGTGGGGAATGGGTAAGCGTTCCGAGAAAGCCAAGGGGAAACCTCTCTGCCGGAATTGACTTGGGAGTGAACAATTTGATGGCCGTTTATGTTGAAAACGGTGAGAGTTTTCTGGTTAATGGAAGGCCACTCAAAAGCATTGATTTTTACTGGCGGAGGAAGATTGCTGAGTATCAGTCAAAACTTAACAAGTCAGGAGCTAAAACGAGCAGGAAGCTCAAGAGAATACACGAGAGGGCTAAACTCCAAGCGAGGCATTACATCAATACCGCAGTTAGGCAAACTGTTAGAAGGCTTTATGAGCTCGGCGTTTCAAGAATTGTAGTTGGTTACCCGAAGGGTATTGCAAGGAACTCTGATAAGGGCAAAAGGCAGAATTTCATTCTCTCTCACGTTTGGCGGTTTAATTACGTCATCAAACGCTTAACTGAGGTTGCTGAGGAGTATGGTATTCAGGTTTTGGTTGTTGATGAGGCTTTCACTTCTCAATCCTGCCCTCTCTGTGGCCAGCGCAATTCTAACGGGAGAATTTTCAGGGGTTTGTTTAAGTGCCACAGGGTGGGCGCTGTTATGAACGCTGACCTTGTGGGAGCTTTTAATATTTTGAAGAAGGTGGTGAAACTCATAACCCCGAGCCTTCCTGCTCTTATGGGGGGTAGGGGTAACTGGCCGGAGACCCGGCCAGAGGGGTTCGAAGAACCCGTTCTAACGGGTTCCCTAATGAGAACCCCTCAAACCTCCCCGCCAGTGGCGAGGGGTTAA
- a CDS encoding winged helix-turn-helix domain-containing protein — MRRSKVEIIADILRSANGTGATKTQIVYRANLNFKLASGYIRYLLRKGYLVEVVENNRKIYRATEKGQEFLREFVVIARELDELFRLESVL, encoded by the coding sequence GTGAGGAGGTCAAAGGTCGAAATAATAGCTGATATACTGCGCTCTGCTAATGGCACCGGTGCAACCAAAACCCAGATAGTCTACAGGGCAAACCTGAACTTTAAGCTGGCGAGTGGCTACATAAGGTATCTCCTTCGGAAGGGCTACCTCGTGGAGGTTGTTGAGAACAACAGGAAGATTTACAGGGCTACTGAAAAGGGCCAGGAATTTCTGAGGGAATTTGTTGTTATTGCCAGGGAGTTAGATGAGCTGTTCCGCCTGGAAAGTGTCCTCTGA
- a CDS encoding TasA family protein, giving the protein MKGALLSLVLVGMVLMGAGAGTWAYFSDTETSTGNYIAAGTLDLKLGDGASTWYDDPSIPSYTVTNVYPGWGDWLDFYAKNFGTIDGDLYMKVTYTESGGDNPEAEGSPDDAVLDDNLYVAVYVDGTLLDNQTLSWWASQGYYSLGSLTAGSMAHIKIEVYIPTTVGNEIQGDEVTIDVEFKLMQSGYSP; this is encoded by the coding sequence ATGAAGGGTGCTCTGCTGAGCTTGGTTTTGGTGGGAATGGTACTGATGGGAGCCGGAGCAGGAACCTGGGCCTACTTCAGCGACACCGAGACCAGCACCGGCAACTACATCGCGGCTGGAACGCTCGACCTTAAGCTTGGAGATGGAGCAAGCACGTGGTATGATGATCCTAGCATACCCAGCTACACTGTCACGAATGTTTACCCTGGATGGGGTGACTGGCTTGACTTCTACGCCAAGAACTTTGGAACTATTGATGGGGATCTCTACATGAAAGTAACCTACACAGAAAGCGGAGGGGACAACCCAGAGGCCGAAGGATCCCCTGATGATGCAGTTTTGGACGACAACCTCTACGTTGCGGTTTATGTTGATGGAACTCTCTTAGACAACCAGACACTTTCATGGTGGGCAAGCCAGGGTTACTACTCTCTTGGGAGCTTGACCGCGGGCAGTATGGCCCACATAAAGATCGAAGTATACATACCAACGACAGTGGGGAATGAGATTCAGGGCGACGAGGTTACTATTGATGTAGAGTTCAAGCTAATGCAGAGCGGTTACTCTCCGTGA